The following DNA comes from Numida meleagris isolate 19003 breed g44 Domestic line chromosome 16, NumMel1.0, whole genome shotgun sequence.
CCCGTACTTGTTCCTCCTCACGGATGGTGTCACTCTCTCTGCGTCCTCTTGgacaaacagattttctgctACAGACAAGAACAAGCTCCTTGGACCCCATATGATCCCAGCATGTTTGGCAGGGGCAAAGCAGAGAAGTGCAGAGCCCTGGGAAAGTGTTTAATACCTCTTCAGCTTGGCCAAGCTTCAGCAGCACGATGCAAGTGGGGAACAGCAGAAGGCAGCCACAGGAACCCCCACTGTGTCCACTCCAGCCTGGCCTTTCCCACTGAGCAGTGGCTCAAGCACAAGCATGGATGGGTTTGCTAGCTCATCCCCGGCCCTATTCCTCctccagcaaacaaaaagccccGGCTCTTGTGaatgcacagagcaggcaggcCAGCGAGCAGACGCGAGCGTGCAGTGGCCGTGccaaggagctgctgagcaggtgatgggcacagagctctgcagggtgcCAGGGTCAGGGTGGGTGGGGAGCTCCGGCAGCAGCCACCCTGGGGAGCTGCTCAAAGTCCCTCAGCTGGAGGGTACCACCGTGGGACACAACAGGGACTGCGACAAGCATGCAGCCAGCAACCAGCTTAGTTACGAGGCACGAGGCAGGAACAGCAAAGAGCCACAGCAGGGAAGAACCAAGCCAAGCCCAGGGAAAGCTGGGGGAGAAACATGAAACCCACCTGCGGGCTGAGGCACTCTGTCAGCCACGACGTGCTCCTGCGGGGACTTGCCTGTCTCCAGATAAATCCAGAAGTCAGAGCATTTCTGTGTCTCCGCTCTGGTCACCGTATAGCTGGCCAGGGACCCTGCCGCTGGACAGACCAGCATGTGAGCGTCCTCCCTCTAACGCGGGGCATGCAGCCGCCTGCGAGCAGCACCCGAACCCCCCGGGCACTCGGGAGCAGGAGGGTGAACGGTCAACAACCGCAAACGCGGCCCTGCTCCCGCAGCCCGGGCCGCGCTCCCCGCGGGTCCCGCACCGTCACCGGGCAGGGAGCGCGGGTGGGGGCAGCGCGGGGCACTCacccacagacagcagcaggttCCACTGCAGCGGGTACGGCAATTTCTTGTTCACCAGCTTCTGCACGGCGAACGCAGCACCGCTGCCTGCCAGAAGAGCGAACCGGGCGGTCCCGGCCACGGCGCCGTCAGAGGCCGGGGTGCAGCTAGCACCAGGGCAGCCCCTCCCGCCGGGCCCCGCCTTCCCGGCGCCGCGCGTCCCTCCGCGGCCGTACCTGCCAGGAAGGTGCCGATGCCCTTCATGAAGGCGTGGGCCTGGCACGCCGCGTACTGCTGCAGCGCCTGAGGGGACACAGTCAGCGCGGGGACACCGTCAGCGCGGGGACACCGGCCCCCcaccccccggccccgcacgcACCGGGTGCTTGGCGGCCACGCCGTCCTCCACGCGCCGCAGCCCCAGGTGCACCATGGCGGAACCGCCTGATCCCGGAGCGCCGCCCCTTCCGGCGCTGCCATGGCGGAGCCGTCGGGGCCGTTCTGGGTACTGCGGGACGGCTCGGGCCGCTACCTCTGCTACTGCAGACCCGCGCCCGGCCCCGGCTCGGCCGCCACCGTCTTGTGAGTGCCGTGCGGGGCGGGGGTGCGGGGCGGGGGTGCGATGGGGCCCGGCCTAAAACACTGCCCCGCAGTGTGACTGACGCGCTGGAGGTGTGGGCCGGGCGGCTTGGCGGGGACGCGCCGGAGGACGGCGTCGCGGAGCTCAGGTGGGCGCCCGGCGTGGGAGGGGGACCCGGGAcctccgtccgtccgtccgtccccCGCCGGGCTGCGGTCCCCGGCTTACCGCGCTCCCTCCCGgcagggcagcgctgggccGCGGGGCCGTCTCGCTGGGGCTGAGGGACGGGACGGCCACGCTGCGGCTGTGGGAGGGGCACGaggccctgctgctcccccGGCTGCCCGCTGCCGAGGCGCGGCCGCAGCTCCAGGCGCTGCTGTTCGCCATGGCCGCCCGCGTCCGGGACCTGGAGGAGCGCCTGGAAGGTGCGGCTGCCGGACGAGGCGGGGGGAGAGGGGCGGGCGGCTCCCACGCGCGGCGTGTCGTCGGCTCGCGGCCGTCGGAGGGGCCCCGCGGAAGCGGGGGATGCTTGCTGCACCCGCCCtctcctgctggggctggcgTGTGCCCACGGGCGGGACCGTCCCAGAGCACCTCGGGTGAGAGATCCCCCGCCTGGAAGCCGCGCTCCacgtgcagcagcacagccgTGTCCCCACGGCACCGCACCGGCAGCTCCGCGCGAAGTGTCCTTCCTGAGGGGGAGGTCCCCGGGTGGAAGTGGGCAGGAGAAGGACACGATTTGGCCCCGCTGGGCAGGGAGTTGCTGGGCAGGAGATGGTGTGAGCTGTGACTCCTGTTCTTGTCACACAGTGCTTGGCACTCTGGGCTCTTCCTACAGCCTCGAGAAGAGCACCACCCGGAGCCAGCAGCCTGTCCTGCCAGGTGAGCAGTTCTGGGGGGTGTGCTGCACgcttgtttgctttctcttcctcaggAGGCTGCTGGGGCCGGGAACCCCCTGGGGTGCTGACCCCcctctgctgtggctgctgccccCACCGCTGTCAGTGCCCTCCCTGGCGCAGGAGGGGCCCGGCTCGGCACGGTGGCTCCTGAGATGCCCAGTGCATCATGGGGCAGGGCAGTGTGCCCGCCTGCAGGGGAAGGCTGGCGTGGATGCTCTTCTAGACTGGAGGCCCTGGCAGCTCCTCTGGGCCTTCCTCACCTGCTGTGTCTGCCGGAGGTGCTCCCCGGATTCAGAGGGGCCTGTGGGACTGC
Coding sequences within:
- the TMEM141 gene encoding transmembrane protein 141 isoform X3, whose translation is MVHLGLRRVEDGVAAKHPALQQYAACQAHAFMKGIGTFLAGSGAAFAVQKLVNKKLPYPLQWNLLLSVAAGSLASYTVTRAETQKCSDFWIYLETGKSPQEHVVADRVPQPAGLCTSLLCPCQTCWDHMGSKELVLVCSRKSVCPRGRRESDTIREEEQVRGHRGVARNTVCCAHVLLLLPSPLLSVWCAPAAWEMSAALLGAQMSPQRSVC
- the TMEM141 gene encoding transmembrane protein 141 isoform X5, whose product is MAAPEGAALRDQAVPPWCTWGCGAWRTAWPPSTRYGRGGTRGAGKAGPGGRGCPGASCTPASDGAVAGTARFALLAGSGAAFAVQKLVNKKLPYPLQWNLLLSVAAGSLASYTVTRAETQKCSDFWIYLETGKSPQEHVVADRVPQPAENLFVQEDAERVTPSVRRNKYGDIVE
- the C16H9orf142 gene encoding protein PAXX isoform X5, which gives rise to MAEPSGPFWVLRDGSGRYLCYCRPAPGPGSAATVFVTDALEVWAGRLGGDAPEDGVAELRAALGRGAVSLGLRDGTATLRLWEGHEALLLPRLPAAEARPQLQALLFAMAARVRDLEERLEGGCWGREPPGVLTPLCCGCCPHRCQCPPWRRRGPARHGGS
- the C16H9orf142 gene encoding protein PAXX isoform X3; translation: MAEPSGPFWVLRDGSGRYLCYCRPAPGPGSAATVFVTDALEVWAGRLGGDAPEDGVAELRAALGRGAVSLGLRDGTATLRLWEGHEALLLPRLPAAEARPQLQALLFAMAARVRDLEERLEASRRAPPGASSLSCQTPVPERTGLLALLCQRRGRSRESPSLTLASKASLLHLEWTLKTRDLRCPIHPTAALSATHAH
- the TMEM141 gene encoding transmembrane protein 141 isoform X6, with the translated sequence MVHLGLRRVEDGVAAKHPALQQYAACQAHAFMKGIGTFLAGSGAAFAVQKLVNKKLPYPLQWNLLLSVAAGSLASYTVTRAETQKCSDFWIYLETGKSPQEHVVADRVPQPAENLFVQEDAERVTPSVRRNKYGDIVE
- the TMEM141 gene encoding transmembrane protein 141 isoform X2 produces the protein MAAPEGAALRDQAVPPWCTWGCGAWRTAWPPSTRYGRGGTRGAGKAGPGGRGCPGASCTPASDGAVAGTARFALLAGSGAAFAVQKLVNKKLPYPLQWNLLLSVAAGSLASYTVTRAETQKCSDFWIYLETGKSPQEHVVADRVPQPAGRRESDTIREEEQVRGHRGVARNTVCCAHVLLLLPSPLLSVWCAPAAWEMSAALLGAQMSPQRSVC
- the C16H9orf142 gene encoding protein PAXX isoform X1 yields the protein MAEPSGPFWVLRDGSGRYLCYCRPAPGPGSAATVFVTDALEVWAGRLGGDAPEDGVAELRAALGRGAVSLGLRDGTATLRLWEGHEALLLPRLPAAEARPQLQALLFAMAARVRDLEERLEVLGTLGSSYSLEKSTTRSQQPVLPGEQFWGVCCTLVCFLFLRRLLGPGTPWGADPPLLWLLPPPLSVPSLAQEGPGSARWLLRCPVHHGAGQCARLQGKAGVDALLDWRPWQLLWAFLTCCVCRRCSPDSEGPVGLPEPLADLLLSLSLPFLAEADPSPRKNRAAGSALPAKRKIPGESLINPGFKSKSAPSGVDFEDS
- the C16H9orf142 gene encoding protein PAXX isoform X4; the encoded protein is MAEPSGPFWVLRDGSGRYLCYCRPAPGPGSAATVFVTDALEVWAGRLGGDAPEDGVAELRAALGRGAVSLGLRDGTATLRLWEGHEALLLPRLPAAEARPQLQALLFAMAARVRDLEERLEVLGTLGSSYSLEKSTTRSQQPVLPDPSPRKNRAAGSALPAKRKIPGESLINPGFKSKSAPSGVDFEDS
- the TMEM141 gene encoding transmembrane protein 141 isoform X4, which encodes MAAPEGAALRDQAVPPWCTWGCGAWRTAWPPSTRYGRGGTRGAGKAGPGGRGCPGASCTPASDGAVAGTARFALLAGSGAAFAVQKLVNKKLPYPLQWNLLLSVAAGSLASYTVTRAETQKCSDFWIYLETGKSPQEHVVADRVPQPAAENLFVQEDAERVTPSVRRNKYGDIVE
- the TMEM141 gene encoding transmembrane protein 141 isoform X1, whose translation is MAAPEGAALRDQAVPPWCTWGCGAWRTAWPPSTRYGRGGTRGAGKAGPGGRGCPGASCTPASDGAVAGTARFALLAGSGAAFAVQKLVNKKLPYPLQWNLLLSVAAGSLASYTVTRAETQKCSDFWIYLETGKSPQEHVVADRVPQPAGLCTSLLCPCQTCWDHMGSKELVLVCSRKSVCPRGRRESDTIREEEQVRGHRGVARNTVCCAHVLLLLPSPLLSVWCAPAAWEMSAALLGAQMSPQRSVC
- the C16H9orf142 gene encoding protein PAXX isoform X2; this encodes MAEPSGPFWVLRDGSGRYLCYCRPAPGPGSAATVLAALGRGAVSLGLRDGTATLRLWEGHEALLLPRLPAAEARPQLQALLFAMAARVRDLEERLEVLGTLGSSYSLEKSTTRSQQPVLPGEQFWGVCCTLVCFLFLRRLLGPGTPWGADPPLLWLLPPPLSVPSLAQEGPGSARWLLRCPVHHGAGQCARLQGKAGVDALLDWRPWQLLWAFLTCCVCRRCSPDSEGPVGLPEPLADLLLSLSLPFLAEADPSPRKNRAAGSALPAKRKIPGESLINPGFKSKSAPSGVDFEDS